From the Exiguobacterium marinum DSM 16307 genome, the window ACTTATCTGGTTTCACCGGATCGAGTGGCGTTATCGTCATCACGTCGAAAACCGCAAGCTTTATCACGGATTTCCGTTATACGGAACAAGCGAACGATCAAGTAAAAGGATACGACATCGTTGAATTGGATACATCGCTTATTAAATCGGTCGCTGACGTTGTATCACGTGACTCGATCACACGTCTTGGAATCGAGCAAGACGCAATGACGATTGGTCAGTATCGGACATATGAAAAAGAAGTAGATGCACATCTCATCGAGACGGCAGGAATCGTAGAAAAACTGCGCTTGATTAAGGATGAATCAGAGATTAAGATTATGAAGGAAGCTGCGGCAATCGCTGATGCAGCTTATGCCCATATCCAGACGTTCATCCGTCCTGGTCGTACCGAAAGAGAAGTTGCGAACGAACTCGAGATGTTTATGCGTTCAAAAGGCGCTGACTCGTCATCATTTGATATGATTGTCGCTTCAGGTCTCCGTTCGGCACTTCCGCACGGTGTCGCAAGCGATAAAGTCATCGAATCAGGTGAACTTGTCACACTTGATTTTGGAGCATACTATAAAGGGTACTGCTCTGATATCACGCGTACACTCGCGGTCGGAGAAATCTCAGATGAGTTGCATCAAATTTACGATACGGTTCTTCGCGCTCAACTCGCTGGTGTAGAAGGTACTCGTGCCGGTATCACAGGCATTGAAGCTGACGCGTTGACACGAGACATCATTAAAGAAGCTGGATACGGTGAATACTTCGGTCACTCGACGGGCCATGGTCTCGGCATGGAAGTGCACGAGGCACCAGGATTATCATTCCGTTCTGAAACGGTGCTAGAACCTGGGATGGTCGTCACAATCGAACCGGGTATTTACATTAACGGTGTCGGCGGTTGCCGAATTGAAGACGATGTCGTCATTACGGAAGACGGATGCTACCGTCTAACGCAGTCGCCAAAAGAGTTAATTACGATTGAGGCGTGAGTCTCGTCTGAATTTAGGAGGAAATTAACATGGTATCAGTTAACGATTTAAAAACAGGATTGACAGTCAAAACGTCTGACGGTTCGATTTGGCAAGTCATCGAATTCCAACATGTAAAACCGGGCAAAGGTGCGGCGTTCGTACGTACGAAGATGCGCAACTTGCGTAACGGTGCGATTCAGGAAACAACGTTCCGTGGTGGAGAAAAAATCGAACGAGCGCATATCGAACGTAAACGTATGCAATATCTCTATCCAATGGGTGACACGTATGTATTCATGGACAACGAATCATACGAGCAACTTGAATTGACAAGCGAACAAGTTAAAGCGGCTCTTCCTTACATGCTTGAAAACATGGAAGTTAGCATCGCAGACTATGAGGGTGAGATTCTTGGAATCGAACTTCCTACAAGTGTTGTCTTGACAATTGTCGAAGCGGACCCGGGCGTTAAA encodes:
- a CDS encoding M24 family metallopeptidase, whose protein sequence is MERVNKLQAQLEANEIDALLVTKRENIRYLSGFTGSSGVIVITSKTASFITDFRYTEQANDQVKGYDIVELDTSLIKSVADVVSRDSITRLGIEQDAMTIGQYRTYEKEVDAHLIETAGIVEKLRLIKDESEIKIMKEAAAIADAAYAHIQTFIRPGRTEREVANELEMFMRSKGADSSSFDMIVASGLRSALPHGVASDKVIESGELVTLDFGAYYKGYCSDITRTLAVGEISDELHQIYDTVLRAQLAGVEGTRAGITGIEADALTRDIIKEAGYGEYFGHSTGHGLGMEVHEAPGLSFRSETVLEPGMVVTIEPGIYINGVGGCRIEDDVVITEDGCYRLTQSPKELITIEA
- the efp gene encoding elongation factor P, with protein sequence MVSVNDLKTGLTVKTSDGSIWQVIEFQHVKPGKGAAFVRTKMRNLRNGAIQETTFRGGEKIERAHIERKRMQYLYPMGDTYVFMDNESYEQLELTSEQVKAALPYMLENMEVSIADYEGEILGIELPTSVVLTIVEADPGVKGDTASNVKKNATVETGHVIQVPLFIEPGEKVTVDTRTGDFMGRYNG